A genome region from Dreissena polymorpha isolate Duluth1 chromosome 16, UMN_Dpol_1.0, whole genome shotgun sequence includes the following:
- the LOC127862821 gene encoding uncharacterized protein LOC127862821 translates to MCGQTARQQQRTDVMSGETVEDLSQEQTHSTGDLLAADMLDTNTLRSGTDAQEVFDDEDPLLALLRTQSDPEANTDLPHSTTAHKGDKSPRKPRISWPKTSDKKAWKDLDDDLHAILETALQGAVERKLVALTNLVYTVGKERFGPTIQKTTKKPVQMNRRQRQIKGIRSELKVLGRRYRHAREEEKPGLKQLRDSQREQLLNLCKAEQLREKRRKKAKGRAEFIANPFKFSNNLLDKEKSGKLESSMEEITQFLTETHSDDIRDVPLGNCQRIEPAPEPTTPLDTKEPTLKEVSEVVQKARAGSAPGPNGIPYKVYKMCPKLLRRLWNLLKVVWRKGKVPDCWQQAEGIFTPKEKDSKTVTQFRTISLLNVEGKIFFAVLAKRMTQYLTSNQYIDTSVQKGGVPGFSGCVEHTSALSQIIREAKVNQKDLTVVWLDLANAYGSIPHKLIETALKHYHIPDHVQQIINGYFSNIQLRFAVGEQSTPWIRLEKGIVTGCTISVVLFVMGMNLIINAAKRETRGPKTTSGIYLPSNRGFMDDLTVTTTTHVQARWVLRALDETVTWARMKFKPKKSRSLVIKKGKVTQRFTLQVQSEDIPSIVDNPIKCLGKWYDASLNDTSSTNRTKNQLQEGLKQIDQTSLPGKFKAWLYQHGLLPRLMWPLMLYEIAVSTVEGFERTINRYLRRWLGVPPSFTSIGLYGRTNQLQLPISSVVEEYKVAKARMVVTLKESSDDLIRMAGIETRTGRKWSASQAVSQAESVLRHKDIVGTTTEGRQGLGIIKPQRWSTAVKRERSQMVQKEIRASEEESRRARSVEMSGQCAWNKWTTTERKFTWADIWQYEPLRLKFLLRSVYDLLPSPTNLHRWGLVEDPSCSLCNKPGTMEHILSSCQTSLTQGRYRWRHDAVLRELADVLERERRKKRTAKKTASTKINFVKAGETTTKQAPRNTSILDESDQWEMKVDLGKKLVFPEIVQTTLRPDIVIWSTKHKKLVTIKLTVPWESRCDMAYERKKAKYTDLLDQCSSRGWKTWLFPIEIGARGFPAQSLWRMLSALGIRGGERKRAVGRLGQAAERASSWLWIKREEKSWQLTTDP, encoded by the coding sequence ATGTGTGGGCAGACAGCACGACAGCAGCAGCGCACAGATGTAATGTCTGGTGAGACGGTGGAGGATCTTAGTCAGGAACAAACCCACAGTACTGGGGACCTCTTAGCGGCTGACATGCTGGATACAAACACATTGCGATCGGGAACGGATGCTCAAGAAGTCTTCGATGATGAAGACCCACTACTGGCGTTACTGAGAACACAGAGTGACCCAGAGGCAAACACCGACTTACCACACTCCACAACAGCACACAAGGGTGATAAATCTCCGAGGAAGCCAAGAATATCCTGGCCGAAAACGTCAGACAAGAAAGCATGGAAAGACCTGGATGATGACCTTCATGCAATACTGGAGACAGCACTCCAAGGAGCAGTTGAGAGAAAGCTGGTTGCTTTAACCAACCTTGTCTACACAGTTGGGAAAGAAAGATTCGGTCCGACTATCCAGAAAACCACCAAGAAACCTGTACAGATGAATAGAAGGCAGCGACAGATAAAGGGCATCAGGAGTGAACTGAAGGTTTTGGGAAGGAGATATAGGCATGCCAGGGAAGAAGAAAAGCCAGGGCTGAAGCAGTTAAGAGACAGCCAGAGGGAACAACTTTTAAACCTATGCAAGGCAGAACAACTTCGTGAGAAAAGAAGGAAAAAGGCCAAAGGTCGTGCTGAGTTCATTGCAAATCCATTCAAGTTCTCTAATAATCTGCTAGACAAAGAGAAATCGGGCAAGCTAGAGAGCAGCATGGAAGAAATTACACAGTTCCTAACTGAAACGCACTCTGATGATATCCGAGACGTACCGTTAGGCAACTGCCAGAGAATAGAACCAGCACCAGAACCCACAACACCTCTAGACACCAAGGAACCTACACTGAAAGAGGTTTCAGAAGTAGTTCAAAAGGCAAGAGCAGGGTCGGCCCCAGGACCAAATGGTATCCCTTACAAGGTGTATAAGATGTGCCCTAAACTTCTTCGACGCTTATGGAATCTTCTGAAAGTGGTTTGGAGGAAAGGTAAAGTTCCAGATTGTTGGCAACAGGCAGAAGGAATATTTACACCAAAGGAAAAGGATTCGAAGACCGTCACCCAATTCAGAACCATTTCCTTACTGAACGTTGAGGGGAAAATCTTCTTTGCTGTGCTGGCCAAGAGAATGACGCAGTATCTGACATCAAACCAATACATTGATACCTCAGTGCAAAAGGGAGGCGTCCCAGGGTTCTCTGGATGTGTGGAACATACAAGCGCCCTCAGTCAGATCATCAGGGAAGCAAAGGTTAACCAAAAAGACCTCACTGTTGTCTGGCTTGACCTTGCCAATGCGTATGGCTCCATACCACACAAGCTAATTGAGACCGCACTGAAGCACTACCACATCCCAGACCATGTGCAACAGATTATCAATGGGTACTTCAGTAACATACAACTACGGTTTGCTGTAGGAGAACAGTCAACACCTTGGATAAGGCTCGAGAAAGGAATAGTAACAGGCTGCACTATTTCAGTCGTGTTATTCGTGATGGGAATGAACTTAATTATCAATGCCGCAAAGAGGGAAACCAGAGGACCAAAGACAACCTCCGGGATATACCTCCCATCCAATAGAGGTTTTATGGATGACCTCACGGTAACTACAACGACACACGTGCAAGCTCGTTGGGTTCTTAGAGCATTGGATGAGACAGTGACTTGGGCAAGAATGAAGTTCAAACCAAAGAAATCGAGGAGCTTGGTAATCAAGAAGGGAAAGGTTACTCAAAGGTTCACCCTCCAGGTACAGAGCGAAGACATACCATCCATAGTAGACAATCCTATCAAATGCCTAGGAAAATGGTACGATGCCAGCCTTAATGACACAAGCAGCACGAACCGCACCAAGAACCAACTCCAAGAAGGTCTGAAGCAGATAGACCAGACATCACTTCCTGGGAAATTCAAGGCATGGTTATACCAACATGGATTGTTACCAAGACTCATGTGGCCTCTAATGCTGTATGAGATAGCAGTTTCTACTGTGGAAGGCTTTGAAAGAACCATCAACAGATACCTCCGTAGATGGCTAGGGGTCCCACCAAGTTTCACCAGCATCGGACTATATGGGAGGACCAACCAGCTCCAACTCCCAATATCATCAGTTGTTGAGGAGTACAAAGTTGCCAAGGCCAGGATGGTGGTGACACTGAAAGAATCTTCTGATGACCTGATCAGGATGGCAGGCATAGAGACTAGAACCGGAAGGAAGTGGTCGGCAAGCCAGGCGGTGTCCCAAGCTGAAAGTGTACTGAGACACAAAGACATCGTCGGAACTACTACGGAGGGCAGACAAGGGCTTGGTATTATAAAACCACAGCGATGGAGTACGGCAGTTAAAAGGGAGAGGAGTCAGATGGTGCAGAAGGAAATCAGGGCGAGCGAAGAGGAGAGCAGAAGAGCCCGTTCAGTTGAAATGAGTGGACAATGTGCCTGGAACAAATGGACAACAACAGAGAGGAAGTTTACTTGGGCAGACATATGGCAGTATGAGCCGCTAAGACTCAAATTCCTGTTAAGGTCAGTTTACGACCTGCTGCCATCCCCAACCAACCTCCACAGATGGGGTCTAGTGGAAGACCCAAGTTGCAGTCTTTGTAACAAGCCAGGCACCATGGAACACATCCTGTCATCATGTCAGACTTCGCTGACACAGGGCCGCTACAGATGGAGACATGATGCTGTCCTTAGGGAGCTAGCAGATGTACTTGAGCGCGAGAGAAGGAAGAAAAGAACAGCAAAGAAAACAGCATCTACAAAGATCAACTTTGTCAAGGCAGGGGAAACAACCACAAAGCAAGCTCCTAGAAACACGTCGATCTTAGATGAATCAGACCAATGGGAGATGAAAGTCGACTTAGGGAAGAAGTTGGTCTTTCCCGAGATTGTCCAAACTACACTGAGGCCTGACATAGTGATATGGTCCACCAAACACAAGAAGCTGGTGACCATTAAACTCACCGTCCCATGGGAATCAAGGTGCGACATGGCATATGAGCGGAAGAAAGCCAAATACACAGATCTCTTAGACCAGTGCAGTTCCCgcggttggaaaacatggctgttcCCGATCGAAATTGGCGCCAGAGGCTTTCCCGCACAATCACTGTGGAGGATGCTAAGTGCCCTAGGAATCAGGGGAGGGGAGAGAAAGAGGGCTGTTGGGAGACTAGGTCAAGCAGCAGAGAGAGCGTCCAGTTGGCTATGGATTAAG
- the LOC127862822 gene encoding uncharacterized protein LOC127862822 has product MKECVFHFEITYRLTMMNDTILVYPYNGSLYAYNVTDPSVAEPVPPDNVITGDGWENPRLVTVVNGKLPGPDIIVYEGQDVVVHVKNGMRSEGTTIHWHGLPQVGTPWMDGVPYVTQCPILPGQSFTYRFKAEPKGTFWWHSHVGTQRSNGLFGAFIIKERTETSTEDLILQINDWNHDMYSDMEIIKDKYRGYDGRIPWPTKRSLDNSGLHISPIHAGLINGRGRYYDTNGTDNGAPLTIFNVMLGTKYRFRVIGTSSTNSFRVSVDGHTLTVVASDGYDLDPVDVESFVINPGERFDFEIMANQPVGNYWIRGITLEKGQNHRADAILHYINAPASQPQTSRQLCTATKPCTVLNCPFTYYPENYTECVKLDKLKSAPSGKPAPIFEPGRSKEYFLNFGFPPSVNGRSFDTPDVNPLLQPKEWSSPCTSPQCGDDHLCKCTHALEIGNNDTVQIVFFNMGRGKGASHPIHMHGHSFYVLKMGYGQYNSTTAEIIGDNPDINCTGPGKDSKKSFCTNATWRNSSWLNGNVPNIELNHPLQKDTIIVPTGGYVVLRIKADNPGLWNMHCHIEPHLLGGMQMLINESFADIPKAPDWIPDCFSYPASPYRMGLIKNCQTNQSNQNDALPVGQVTTENHPGLLIAILVMQIIMMLVVSFACFRQRNYSTCAVCKGHDEPGISLEQQ; this is encoded by the exons ATGAAGGAATGtgtctttcattttgaaattacATACCGACTTACAATGATGAATGATACGATACTGGTCTATCCCTACAATGGAAGCTTGTACGCATATAACGTAACCGACCCATCAGTAGCTGAACCCGTACCGCCTGACAATGTGATAACAGGTGATGGGTGGGAGAATCCAAGACTTGTAACTGTTGTCAACGGCAAACTCCCAGGTCCAGATATAATCGTATATGAGGGGCAAGACGTTGTGGTGCATGTCAAGAACGGAATGCGAAGCGAGGGGACTACCATTCATTGGCATGGTCTGCCCCAGGTCGGAACGCCATGGATGGACGGTGTCCCGTATGTCACACAATGTCCGATACTTCCAGGACAGTCATTTACCTATCGGTTTAAAGCCGAGCCAAAGGGAACATTCTGGTGGCACTCGCACGTCGGAACACAGAGGTCGAATGGTTTATTCGGAGCTTTTATAATCAAAGAAAGGACCGAGACGAGCACAGAAGATTTAATACTTCAAATAAATGACTGGAACCATGACATGTATTCTGATATGGAAATTATTAAAGATAAATACCGCGGATATGATGGAAGAATACCGTGGCCTACAAAACGTTCTCTTGACAATAGTGGGTTGCATATTAGCCCTATACATGCCGGCCTCATCAACGGAAGGGGACGATATTACGATACGAATGGCACTGACAATGGCGCTCCACTGACCATTTTCAACGTCATGTTAGGCACAAAGTATCGTTTCCGAGTTATTGGAACTAGTTCAACGAATTCTTTCAGAGTATCTGTCGATGGTCACACATTGACTGTTGTTGCATCTGATGGTTATGACCTAGATCCAGTGGATGTGGAATCATTTGTCATCAATCCCGGCGAGAGGTTTGACTTTGAGATCATGGCCAATCAGCCTGTCGGTAACTATTGGATACGTGGGATTACTTTAGAGAAAGGACAAAACCACCGAGCAGACGCGATTTTACATTATATAAACGCCCCTGCGTCTCAGCCCCAAACCAGCCGACAACTGTGTACCGCAACAAAACCATGCACAGTGTTGAATTGTCCGTTCACATACTATCCAGAAAACTACACCGAATGTGTCAAATTGGACAAATTAAAATCGGCACCGTCCGGTAAGCCCGCCCCTATATTTGAGCCTGGTAGGTCTAAAGAATATTTTCTTAATTTTGGGTTTCCACCCTCAGTAAACGGTAGATCGTTTGACACTCCTGATGTTAATCCTCTTTTGCAACCAAAAGAATGGTCTTCCCCTTGCACATCCCCACAGTGTGGCGATGACCATTTGTGCAAATGTACCCATGCGTTAGAAATAGGTAATAATGATACTGTTCAAATCGTCTTCTTTAATATGGGTAGAGGAAAAGGTGCTTCTCATCCTATACACATGCACGGGCATTCTTTTTATGTGTTGAAAATGGGATATGGGCAGTACAATTCGACTACAGCGGAAATCATAGGCGATAATCCAGATATAAATTGTACAGGCCCAGGTAAAGATTctaaaaaatcattttgcaccAATGCTACATGGAGAAATTCTTCTTGGCTCAACGGAAACGTTCCTAACATAGAATTGAATCATCCCCTACAAAAAGATACGATAATCGTACCAACTGGAGGATATGTTGTTCTTCGTATTAAAGCTGATAACCCGGGTTTATGGAATATGCATTGCCACATTGAACCACACCTCCTCGGCGGAATGCAGATGCTCATCAACGAGTCGTTTGCAGACATCCCCAAAGCGCCAGATTGGATACCTGATTGTTTTTCGTACCCCGCATCACCGTACAGAATGGGCCTCATAAAGAACTGCCAAACAAACCAAT CAAACCAGAACGATGCACTGCCAGTCGGCCAAGTGACCACAGAAAACCATCCTGGCCTTCTTATCGCCATTCTTGTGATGCAAATCATTATGATGCTGGTTGTCAGTTTCGCGTGCTTCAGACAGCGCAACTATTCAacgtgtgcagtctgcaaaggacATGACGAGCCCGGAATCAGTTTGGAACAGCAATAG